The following coding sequences are from one Diabrotica virgifera virgifera chromosome 2, PGI_DIABVI_V3a window:
- the LOC126880682 gene encoding uncharacterized protein LOC126880682, with protein MISDDEISIPGTPPELVEAVNTASLELLPKKSREKYENAYRRFMDYRMSKNTSSFSENVVMAYFLDLCLKMKSSTLWANYSMLKSTLALKHNIDISTYSKLRSLLKRQAQGYRAKKSKILTKEEIEKFIQEAPDKENLMIKVIYKVLIAMCFLSFM; from the exons atgataagtgatgatgaaatttccattcctgggactcctccagagctggttgaggcagtgaatactgcttccttagaattattgccaaagaaatcaagagaaaagtacgaaaatgcatacagacgttttatggattatcgcatgagtaaaaatacgagttctttctcagaaaatgttgtaatggcatacttcctagacctttgtttaaagatgaaatcttcaacattatgggccaattattcaatgctgaagtcaacccttgcacttaaacacaatatagatatatctacatactcaaaacttcgttctttattgaaacggcaagctcaaggttatagggcaaagaaatctaagattttaacgaaggaagaaattgaaaaatttatccaggaagctccagataaagaaaatttaatgattaag gtaatttacaaggttttaatagcaatgtgttttctatcatttatgtag